A genomic segment from Psychrobacter arcticus 273-4 encodes:
- a CDS encoding c-type cytochrome, which translates to MDMTKPNLLTVIIMLSVGGTVALSGCSQSTKANAVTLASQQQATQMVFDNQASRNNGAWGAVYMTKEEFRLPKTNIVDVISLPKIAEDASLQKWLVKFEGNIEGSAKNKHGFMTTNGKKLYNDSCAGCHMQDGKGAQGAGYYPPLTNNSKMQSKYYIISVVINGLRGMPSFHSMMSDEQIAAVTQYVHSDLNTFTDTVTTSNVAQLRHDFPPGSDPSE; encoded by the coding sequence ATGGATATGACAAAACCGAATCTGCTTACTGTGATAATAATGTTGAGTGTCGGAGGCACAGTCGCGCTATCAGGCTGTAGTCAATCTACTAAAGCCAACGCTGTCACCCTTGCCAGTCAGCAACAAGCCACACAAATGGTTTTTGATAATCAAGCCAGTCGTAATAATGGCGCGTGGGGTGCAGTCTATATGACTAAAGAAGAGTTTAGGTTGCCAAAAACTAATATTGTTGATGTCATCTCACTACCAAAAATAGCAGAAGATGCTAGCCTGCAAAAGTGGTTAGTGAAATTTGAAGGAAATATAGAAGGCAGCGCTAAAAACAAGCATGGTTTTATGACTACCAATGGTAAAAAACTCTATAACGATTCTTGTGCTGGCTGTCATATGCAAGATGGCAAGGGCGCACAAGGTGCGGGTTACTATCCGCCGCTTACTAATAACAGTAAGATGCAATCAAAATATTATATTATTAGTGTTGTTATTAACGGTCTGCGTGGTATGCCCTCCTTTCACAGCATGATGAGTGATGAGCAAATAGCAGCGGTCACGCAGTATGTGCATAGCGATTTAAATACTTTTACCGATACAGTCACTACGTCTAATGTTGCTCAGCTCCGTCATGACTTTCCACCAGGTTCTGATCCTAGTGAATAA
- a CDS encoding GlpM family protein translates to MAKNAHGRVDGVGHSTICLNQIFYLAVLAPLFPTFTLISHLLVGTQRSTEDLKVALV, encoded by the coding sequence TTGGCTAAAAATGCTCATGGACGCGTTGATGGTGTTGGTCATTCAACTATTTGCTTAAACCAGATTTTTTATTTAGCAGTGCTTGCACCACTGTTTCCAACCTTTACTCTAATCAGTCATTTATTAGTCGGTACGCAGCGTAGTACTGAAGATTTAAAAGTAGCACTGGTTTAA